A single Triticum dicoccoides isolate Atlit2015 ecotype Zavitan chromosome 2A, WEW_v2.0, whole genome shotgun sequence DNA region contains:
- the LOC119354710 gene encoding protein LONGIFOLIA 1-like: MPAKYLQALGEDRRPDLHRQIGCVTGILQAFDRRYPIAAHHSHKRLLPPGNALSSSPSVGEERTRYGPQIVLDKNFSKSWIENQRATSTMETSSSSCSSFSSLDGNRSTQQDLSSTDRMLFPEKPFKCSPRLKSSPESDNGPDYLLDDTLTNTPSAQSSHPTLGIRNLVKDSIYRDTRDLSARTSTTEAVADHTYNRGDPATCLDESPSSDIQGKSKGTMDINESLRVLAKLRESSWSPSESGHQPRLSYDAPRFSYDGRESASKRREMPRLSLDIKEGPLRTREMDSRPKPNMDDTERSISFGSDKESNAEIQKEQPAASKRLPSVVAKLMGLEELPEPSDNKVISPQAPKSVQERKQEHILLPLSLSSHNEPARRQHRNLDATIRNVPNSKFPAETAPWKQERIVLPRKLPKGSKGAHGKEQPAASVYSEIEKRLNDLDFQHSNKDLRALKQILDSMQAKGLLQNKKREEASMLKLYDDDYNNQEVTDANPRLSCNTNSNQISEGAPSPSMEEESIAEKFFKSPIVIMKPANSADLLGDADPPVVPLRGLSDLPQLRTVNSTDKRKMPKINRAAVEQRLKSSPAAPASQPLASDRRPNGRNEVMSRKQKSSSQLMTESSSRRQQLPRDNNGMLKHKNSTSPRLPQKKLDMERRSRLPVPSPEANKNQRQSVDKSHLDTVSPRSKVRRKLAQGEDGHQNVAKSRTRSLNQQGDDMSLMSDGSMSVVSELDIEVTSADRSAEVNASSFQQGNQTPLGRNPQKVKTFYDANKDLSSMDHAAAIPERPSPVSVLDYSFDQENFFRTGKTSNSPNVDDQRHPSDAKPTKPTAQSENNKLANVASLLQKLQQLTVSKDDDEAPPVDHIAFLCETQIPDHRYVSEILLASGLLMKDLGTGLSQIQLHASGYPINPDLFLVLEQRKSGWTSKPEGFHQSRRSDDPKRAHRKLMFDAVNMLLLDKFEKETSVHAASSLTGAREVSSGQQLVKAICSEIEYLKTERSRMCQEKSSSVIPDAEILHRLEGWTTSFGQQQLPGMILEIERSIFKELVDEVVRGEAADGPQARAGRRGRRRLFA; the protein is encoded by the exons ATGCCGGCCAAGTACCTGCAGGCGCTGGGAGAGGACAGGCGGCCGGACCTGCACCGCCAGATCGGCTGCGTCACCGGGATCCTGCAGGCCTTCGACCGCCGCTACCCCATCGCCGCCCACCACTCCCACAAGAGGCTTCTCCCCCCAG GCAATGCACTGTCAAGCAGCCCGAGCGTAGGGGAAGAGCGCACCAGATACGGACCCCAGATTGTTCTC GACAAGAACTTCAGTAAAAGCTGGATCGAAAATCAAAGAGCAACGTCAACAATGGAGACCTCATCATCATCATGTTCATCGTTTTCCTCCCTTGATGGCAATAGGTCAACACAACAGGACCTATCCTCAACTGATCGGATGCTATTTCCGGAGAAACCATTCAAGTGCTCGCCGAGGCTCAAGAGCTCGCCTGAGAGTGACAATGGACCGGACTACCTCCTGGATGATACCCTCACCAACACGCCCTCAGCTCAATCCAGCCACCCGACTCTTGGTATAAGAAATCTGGTAAAGGATTCGATTTATAGAGATACTCGTGATTTGTCAGCCAGAACTTCCACAACGGAAGCAGTGGCAGATCACACATACAACCGTGGAGATCCAGCAACATGCTTGGATGAGTCCCCTAGCAGTGATATCCAAGGAAAGAGCAAGGGAACCATGGACATCAACGAGTCGCTCCGGGTGCTGGCCAAGCTCAGGGAGTCCTCTTGGAGTCCATCTGAATCTGGCCACCAACCAAGGCTGTCTTACGATGCTCCTCGGTTCTCATATGACGGGAGGGAATCGGCATCAAAACGTAGGGAGATGCCAAGATTGTCGCTGGACATCAAGGAAGGCCCTCTTAGGACCCGTGAAATGGACTCGCGGCCGAAGCCGAACATGGATGACACAGAAAGGAGTATCAGTTTCGGTTCTGATAAAGAATCCAATGCAGAGATCCAGAAAGAACAACCAGCAGCCTCTAAGCGTCTTCCAAGTGTCGTAGCAAAACTCATGGGTTTGGAGGAGTTGCCTGAGCCCAGCGACAACAAGGTGATATCACCACAGGCACCCAAATCAGTTCAAGAGAGGAAGCAAGAACATATACTGCTCCCTTTGAGCCTCTCCTCGCATAATGAGCCTGCTCGTAGGCAACACAGGAATCTGGATGCAACAATCAGGAATGTTCCTAACTCTAAGTTCCCAGCTGAAACTGCACCTTGGAAGCAGGAAAGGATCGTGCTACCGAGAAAATTGCCAAAAGGGTCCAAGGGGGCTCATGGAAAAGAGCAACCTGCTGCATCAGTTTACAGTGAGATAGAGAAACGACTCAATGACCTTGATTTTCAGCACTCAAACAAGGACCTGAGGGCACTCAAGCAGATCCTGGACTCGATGCAAGCAAAAGGACTGTTGCAGAACAAGAAACGTGAGGAAGCATCAATGCTCAAGTTATATGATGATGACTACAATAACCAAGAGGTGACTGATGCTAATCCGAGACTGAGCTGTAACACAAACTCCAATCAGATATCTGAAGGGGCCCCATCGCCATCAATGGAAGAAGAGAGCATTGCAGAAAAATTCTTTAAATCTCCTATTGTGATCATGAAGCCTGCAAATTCTGCAGACTTGTTAGGTGACGCAGATCCTCCTGTTGTTCCATTGAGGGGGCTCTCAGATTTACCGCAGCTGCGGACAGTCAATAGCACTGATAAAAGGAAAATGCCAAAGATCAATAGGGCAGCTGTTGAGCAACGTCTGAAATCTAGTCCAGCGGCGCCTGCTTCTCAACCCCTTGCTTCTGATAGGAGACCAAATGGAAGAAATGAAGTGATGAGCAGGAAACAGAAGTCTAGTTCGCAGTTGATGACTGAGAGCTCATCCAGAAGACAGCAGTTACCAAGAGACAATAATGGAATGCTAAAGCATAAAAACTCCACTAGCCCCAGATTACCACAGAAAAAGCTCGACATGGAGCGAAGGTCTAGATTGCCTGTTCCTTCTCCTGAGGCTAACAAGAACCAAAGGCAATCTGTGGATAAGAGTCACTTGGATACAGTATCACCCAGAAGCAAAGTTAGAAGAAAGCTTGCTCAAGGTGAAGATGGTCATCAAAATGTTGCAAAGAGCAGGACAAGAAGTCTTAACCAGCAAGGCGATGATATGTCTTTAATGTCGGATGGCAGTATGAGTGTTGTATCAGAGCTGGACATAGAAGTAACAAGTGCTGACAGATCTGCAGAAGTTAATGCATCGAGCTTCCAGCAAGGCAATCAAACTCCATTAGGAAGGAATCCACAAAAAGTG AAAACCTTTTATGATGCAAACAAGGACCTGTCATCTATGGATCATGCAGCAGCTATCCCTGAGCGGCCAAGTCCAGTCTCTGTCTTGGACTATTCATTTGACCAGGAGAATTTTTTCCGTACCGGCAAGACCTCAAATTCACCTAATGTTG ATGATCAGCGACATCCATCAGATGCAAAGCCAACAAAGCCCACTGCTCAGTCCGAGAACAACAAGCTCGCAAATGTAGCGAGCCTTCTTCAGAAGCTCCAGCAATTGACTGTAAGCAAGGATGACGATGAGGCCCCTCCTGTGGATCACATTGCTTTCTTGTGTGAGACACAAATTCCGGACCACCGCTATGTGTCGGAGATCCTATTGGCCTCAGGCCTTCTGATGAAAGACCTAGGCACGGGCCTGTCGCAAATCCAGCTCCACGCCTCCGGCTACCCCATCAACCCTGACTTGTTCCTCGTGCTGGAGCAACGCAAGTCCGGATGGACCTCCAAACCTGAGGGCTTCCATCAAAGCAGAAGGTCCGACGACCCCAAGAGAGCTCACCGGAAGCTAATGTTCGATGCCGTGAACATGCTCCTCCTTGACAAGTTTGAGAAAGAAACCTCGGTCCATGCGGCTAGCTCGCTCACCGGAGCCAGGGAGGTGTCCAGCGGTCAGCAGCTGGTGAAGGCCATTTGCTCAGAGATCGAGTACCTGAAGACGGAGAGATCGCGGATGTGCCAGGAGAAGAGCAGCAGTGTGATACCTGACGCAGAGATCCTGCACAGGCTGGAAGGGTGGACGACGAGCTTCGGCCAGCAGCAGCTCCCTGGGATGATACTGGAGATCGAGAGGTCAATATTCAAGGAGCTCGTCGACGAGGTGGTTCGTGGCGAGGCTGCCGACGGACCACAGGCAAGGGCTGGCAGGCGCGGCAGGAGGCGCCTCTTCGCTTGA